The Weissella confusa DNA window CAGTCAAAGCTAAGCAATGCTGCCATACCGCTGGCAACCGTTAACATGGTGTCGTCATTTTCGATACCGTTGATGGTCATCGTGTTGCCTTGTTGGGCAAGAACTTGTTGCACAGTGGCCAACAAGTTTCCAGTTCCAACCGTCAAATCAAGTAGCTTTGTCGCCGTGTTCTTGGCTGTAAATTGCTCAGCCAAGAAACCAACCCACATGCCAATCGCATCTGGGGTTACTTGATAGTTAGCTTGCAAACCATCTTCACGCATTGTTGCAACCAAAAGCAATTGCAAAACTTGGCGCTTCAATTCAACAGTCATGCCATCAAATGCTGCATCGTCAATCATCGCAACAATTGCCGTACGTTGTTCTTCTGAAAGGGTTGCCCACTCTTCATCTTCTTGGTTCAACATCACTTCAAACATGACAACCAACGCTTCAATTGCTGCCATATCCAAGGCGTCAGCAATTTCCTTTTGGGCTGCCTGTAAATGCTTTACTGCTTTTTCAATTGTCTCAAACATGCGCTCACCTCTTTTTTATACTAACTAACAGTGTAGCAGGTTTCAGCTGTTTCTCAACAATTCTAGGGCTTTACTGGACGATATCGTGGTATCACAACGCGATGTTTCTCAGAAACAAGTACGACTTCTTTTAAGTCATCTCTTTCAATGACCGATGGATAGGTCGTTGTGTTACGTGGCATAACAGGCGTTTCTGGGTTGGCCATTAAAAACTGCACGGCTTCTCGTCGCTTTGTCCAATTTGTTATCACTAGGTGTCTAACTTGTTGTTGTCGGGTTTGTCCCGCCACCCAAAACGTAAAGCCACTCAAGCAAAGCAACATCAACATTAACGTATGGGCTAACAAGCTTCCCTGCCGCTCATTCATAAAAGGTTATCTCCTGTGTTACGCTAATGCCTTCTTCAAATTCAACGGTCATTTGCACACGTTGTTTCGACAATTGGACAAACGTAACCTTGCGGACCTGATTTAGATACCTCATGTTTCCACCTTGATCTGTTCGCAACACGAGCACCTTAGGTCGGGTACTAAAATAGTATTTTTTGTTCGTTATTTTGCTATATAAAATCAATTGTCGTTTAAAACACGTCTTTAGTGTCAGCCCTGTTTCTGGCGCTTCCAACGACA harbors:
- a CDS encoding class I SAM-dependent methyltransferase, encoding MFETIEKAVKHLQAAQKEIADALDMAAIEALVVMFEVMLNQEDEEWATLSEEQRTAIVAMIDDAAFDGMTVELKRQVLQLLLVATMREDGLQANYQVTPDAIGMWVGFLAEQFTAKNTATKLLDLTVGTGNLLATVQQVLAQQGNTMTINGIENDDTMLTVASGMAALLSFDWQLTLADAVASELPTDQDVVVADLPVGYYPAEVPSHFATTAEDGLTYVHHLLIEQAVNALRPGGMAAIIVPANLFETEQAQSLLKYLQSENVYFQALLQFPDKLFANKAAAKAILVLQRAGGDAIQATPVMLAKTPELTNVAENKDFVTEMTAWMTANHMLHA
- a CDS encoding competence type IV pilus minor pilin ComGF; this translates as MAERRGFTLAETLVALLVFSMALSLFCLVMTNLKQQYQGNYNQQREAQVARTIMSLEAPETGLTLKTCFKRQLILYSKITNKKYYFSTRPKVLVLRTDQGGNMRYLNQVRKVTFVQLSKQRVQMTVEFEEGISVTQEITFYE